In the bacterium genome, one interval contains:
- a CDS encoding methyltransferase domain-containing protein has translation MNDYWSDCWKNAHTPWSYQGSDDLAIKRIPEYIAERLTEGAPVTSHDLPNNSLRTFVPLCGDSPIVQFLHEHQCTVTAIDLIPSPIRELREQLFSELTFKKTTTSTHTTWKAERLSLIEGDFFACSIDQQFDLIYDRAALVAIEPQRRAQYVEKIMSLLAPHGRLFLEFFDVGEFSASHPPFPIMRQTVRQLFTPLHEVSFSEQRKKIADSPFYESPDEEFSRCWIIFEKAR, from the coding sequence ATGAACGATTACTGGAGCGATTGTTGGAAAAATGCTCATACCCCTTGGAGCTATCAAGGCTCTGATGACCTCGCCATAAAGCGTATCCCTGAATATATTGCTGAGCGCTTGACGGAAGGAGCTCCTGTAACATCACACGACCTGCCGAACAATTCTCTGCGCACATTCGTCCCACTATGCGGCGATTCACCGATAGTACAATTTCTCCATGAGCATCAATGCACGGTAACCGCGATTGATCTCATCCCATCGCCAATCAGAGAATTGCGAGAACAGTTGTTCTCAGAGCTGACTTTCAAAAAAACCACCACTTCTACACATACTACCTGGAAAGCAGAAAGACTCTCATTAATCGAAGGGGACTTCTTTGCCTGTTCAATAGATCAACAATTTGATCTCATTTATGATCGTGCGGCGCTCGTTGCAATTGAGCCTCAGAGAAGGGCTCAATATGTAGAGAAGATTATGTCACTTCTTGCTCCACACGGTCGGCTCTTTCTCGAATTCTTCGATGTTGGAGAGTTTTCAGCCTCACATCCGCCTTTTCCAATTATGCGACAAACGGTTCGCCAACTCTTCACTCCTCTGCACGAAGTCTCGTTTTCAGAACAAAGGAAGAAGATCGCCGATAGCCCGTTTTACGAGTCTCCCGATGAGGAGTTCTCTCGATGTTGGATTATCTTCGAGAAAGCACGTTAA
- a CDS encoding flavin reductase family protein, producing MNTTQAIDPKSLSQREIYTLMVSIIVPRPIALVSTCSSEGVGNLAPFSFYNGVSSKPPCLMFSCAIGRDGAKKDTLRNIEETEEFVVNTTNEWIIEPVVKAAAEYPYGVNEMEAVGLTAVPSQVVRPDRVAESAVSFECTLYSRVPVGDGSPGSAVIIVGEIVYIHIQEECYQDGVVLYEKLAPVSRLGGPTYSKGGETFDRRIPKLS from the coding sequence ATGAACACCACTCAAGCCATAGATCCCAAATCTCTCTCACAACGCGAGATCTATACACTGATGGTAAGCATAATTGTCCCGCGTCCCATTGCTCTTGTGAGCACATGCAGCAGCGAAGGCGTCGGGAATCTTGCTCCTTTTAGCTTCTATAATGGAGTATCAAGCAAACCTCCCTGCCTTATGTTCTCGTGTGCGATAGGAAGAGATGGGGCAAAGAAGGATACGCTCAGAAATATTGAAGAAACCGAGGAGTTTGTTGTTAATACAACCAATGAGTGGATTATCGAACCAGTTGTTAAGGCTGCCGCCGAGTATCCTTACGGTGTAAATGAGATGGAAGCGGTGGGGCTTACCGCTGTACCGTCTCAGGTGGTGCGTCCCGACCGAGTCGCTGAATCAGCCGTTAGCTTCGAGTGTACACTTTATAGCCGTGTTCCGGTTGGGGACGGTAGCCCCGGCTCTGCCGTAATTATCGTCGGCGAAATTGTCTATATTCATATTCAAGAAGAGTGCTATCAAGATGGTGTCGTTCTGTATGAGAAACTTGCTCCCGTAAGCCGACTCGGCGGGCCTACCTACAGTAAAGGGGGAGAAACGTTTGATCGTCGAATACCGAAGCTTTCGTAA
- a CDS encoding DUF3011 domain-containing protein produces MLGSIRSLKNSSVVVFLLMIFVSGQASLLRADEYVTCESKNDRRSYCNVSGIRDSNIELDRKLSKSPCIAEQTWGTDSRGIWVDGGCRAEFRVTRRYSSHGGSWGGHKHKDLEYEREKLELEQERLEFEKEKAKHEAATAQAPDVCPKGFRPGRCEKRERKKGCKDMRTERGLGCRTN; encoded by the coding sequence ATGCTTGGTTCTATTCGTAGTCTTAAAAATTCCTCCGTCGTTGTTTTCTTGCTTATGATTTTTGTCTCGGGACAAGCAAGCCTTCTCCGAGCAGATGAGTATGTTACGTGCGAGTCTAAAAATGACAGAAGATCGTACTGTAATGTAAGCGGAATTCGGGACTCCAATATTGAGCTTGATAGAAAGCTCAGTAAATCACCGTGTATTGCAGAGCAAACATGGGGCACTGATAGCCGTGGAATCTGGGTAGATGGCGGGTGTCGCGCTGAGTTTCGAGTCACAAGGCGATATTCTAGCCATGGAGGAAGTTGGGGCGGACATAAGCATAAAGACTTGGAGTATGAGAGAGAAAAGCTTGAGCTAGAGCAAGAGCGTCTTGAGTTTGAGAAAGAGAAAGCGAAACACGAGGCAGCAACTGCTCAGGCTCCGGATGTTTGCCCGAAGGGTTTTCGTCCAGGTCGGTGTGAGAAACGGGAGCGAAAGAAGGGGTGTAAGGATATGAGAACTGAGCGAGGGCTTGGCTGCAGGACAAATTAG